One window from the genome of Nicotiana sylvestris chromosome 9, ASM39365v2, whole genome shotgun sequence encodes:
- the LOC138877317 gene encoding uncharacterized protein, whose translation MSDYVKFMKDLVTKKRSMDCETIKMTHQVSAIVHSMALKLEDPGAFTVPYTIGSADFAKALCDLGESINLMPYSVFKTMGMGKPRPTSMRLKMDDRTMKRPLGIIDDVLVRVDKCILSADFVILDCEVHSEVPIILGRPFLATGKALVDVEAVELTFLVGDEKMVFHVCKSMKQPNSSDVCSFVDLVTAVIGDDTSAMIIVEDPLEAVLLNLDVNNDEGLVECVNALHRMGS comes from the coding sequence ATGTCGGATTATgttaaattcatgaaggacttggtgacaaagaaaagatccatggattgtgaaactatcaagatgacccatcaagttagtgcaatagtgcactcaatggccctGAAGCTagaagatcctggtgctttcaccgTTCCttacaccattgggagtgcggacttcgcaaaagctctatgtgatttgggggaaagtatcaacctgatgccctactcagttttcaagactatGGGTATGGGGAAACCGAGGCCAACTTCCATGAGATTGAAAATGGatgatagaactatgaagagaccattgggtatcattgatgatgttcttgtccgggtggacaaatgtATCTTGTcggctgattttgtgatcttggattgtgaggtacattctgaggttccaatcatattgggaagacctttccttgctactgggaaggccttagttgatgtggaagcagtgGAACTCACCTTCCTGGTAGGTGATGAGAAAATGGTCTTTCATgtatgcaagtcaatgaagcagcccaatagttctgatgtgtgctcttttgtggaccttgtcacggcagtgataggTGATgacactagtgcaatgatcattgtggaggaccctctagaggcagtattattgaatcttgatgtaaataatGATGAAGGCctagtggagtgtgtgaatgctttacatagaATGGGCTCTTag